A window from Leptidea sinapis chromosome 11, ilLepSina1.1, whole genome shotgun sequence encodes these proteins:
- the LOC126966749 gene encoding trypsin-1-like → MFCLIILLVTAIQVVHLADLNCHCGRPSDDTVSMRIVGGRRAEPHSYPWTVAILKNDRMHCGAAVLTDKHIISAGHCFKWDNIRDMEVLVGLDNLDEMKNVEKRNISSAVIHEKFTSTAVRDENDIAIATLNAPVQFSNTILPICLPKPGQDFSGRVGTIVGWGRIGSEKMSSKFLLKATLRILSDDECMKSKLSQHLKPTMMCAFSKGKDGCQGDSGGPFLTFEPEGRYVQAGIVSWGIGCADPRYPGVYTKVSNYIDWIQKNIADGKTCNN, encoded by the exons ATGTTTTGCTTGATAATATTACTAGTTACAGCGATTCAG gtgGTGCATTTAGCGGATTTAAATTGTC ATTGTGGGAGACCTTCAGATGATACAGTATCAATGAGAATCGTTGGAGGCAGAAGGGCAGAACCGCACTCATATCCATGGACAGTTGCGATACTGAAAAATGATCGGATGCATTGTGGAGCTGCTGTTCTAACAGACAAGCATATTATAAGCGCTGGACATTGTTTCAAATG GGACAATATACGGGACATGGAGGTACTAGTAGGTCTTGACAACCTTGATGAAAtgaaaaacgttgaaaaaagaaatatatcttCAGCTGTTATTCATGAGAAGTTCACTTCAACAGCAGTGCGAGATGAAAACGATATAGCTATTGCAACGCTGAATGCACCCGTTCAATTCAGTAATACTATACTACCGATCTGTTTGCCAAAGCCAG GACAAGATTTCTCAGGAAGAGTGGGTACAATAGTTGGATGGGGTCGCATCGGTTCTGAGAAGATGTCGTCCAAATTTCTACTTAAGGCAACTCTACGGATATTATCAGATGACGAATGCATGAAGTCAAAGCTATCACAACACTTGAAGCCAACTATGATGTGCGCCTTTTCTAAAGGAAAGGATGGGTGCCAG gGTGATAGTGGAGGTCCGTTTTTAACCTTCGAACCTGAAGGGAGATATGTGCAAGCAG GTATTGTTTCATGGGGTATTGGATGTGCTGACCCTAGATATCCCG GTGTTTACACAAAAGTGAGCAATTATATTGATTGGATTCAAAAAAACATAGCTGATGGTAAAACATGCAATAACtag